The Rhodopseudomonas palustris genome window below encodes:
- a CDS encoding IS4 family transposase encodes MLARLVDVGRAGISVRRVGGDRAGEIRFTRFLRNPRVTPQEMVAHARARTAGLVEGRHILAIQDTTTLRDDGKLCSLNLHPTIAVDAADGALLGLVDAVFLSRVGGTKRLCAKRPFADKESRRWLDATRAAAGLVAAGAACVTVIADREGDIYDEFACRPAETELLIRAHHDRALEGGGRLYDCMAQVAELGRETIDLPANPGRSARRVTLALRAREITLKRPKRNHPAEAAHLPKSVTLTLVEAREIDPPPSVAPVHWRLLTTHEVTTLAQALLITRFYRQRWTIEQVFRLMKTKGFDIEAVRIAEGGPFENLTTATLIAAIQVLQMVRERDGAAGRPMQDTFDPDDEPALQTICRTLEGSTAKQKNPHPPGSLAYASWICARLGGWTGYYGKPGPIVILHGLQSLRAMLAGWKLRPDV; translated from the coding sequence TTGCTGGCTCGGCTGGTCGACGTCGGTCGCGCGGGGATCAGCGTGCGCCGGGTCGGCGGAGATCGTGCGGGCGAGATCCGCTTCACCCGGTTTCTGCGTAATCCCCGAGTGACGCCACAGGAGATGGTGGCGCATGCCAGGGCGCGCACCGCCGGGCTGGTCGAGGGCCGCCACATTCTGGCGATCCAGGACACCACGACGCTGCGCGATGACGGCAAGCTGTGCAGCTTGAACCTGCACCCGACGATCGCCGTCGATGCCGCCGATGGCGCATTGCTCGGGCTTGTCGATGCGGTGTTTCTCAGCCGCGTCGGCGGCACCAAACGGCTGTGTGCCAAACGGCCGTTCGCCGACAAGGAAAGCCGACGCTGGCTCGATGCGACCAGGGCGGCGGCCGGTCTGGTCGCCGCGGGCGCAGCTTGCGTGACCGTCATCGCCGACCGCGAAGGCGACATCTACGATGAGTTCGCCTGCCGGCCGGCAGAAACCGAACTGTTGATCCGCGCCCATCATGATCGCGCTCTGGAAGGCGGCGGCAGGCTGTACGACTGCATGGCTCAGGTGGCCGAGCTTGGCCGCGAGACCATCGATCTGCCGGCTAATCCGGGCCGGTCGGCGCGTCGGGTGACGCTGGCGCTTCGTGCCCGCGAGATCACCTTGAAGCGACCCAAGCGCAACCATCCGGCCGAAGCGGCGCATCTGCCCAAGAGCGTGACGCTGACCTTGGTGGAAGCGCGCGAGATCGATCCGCCGCCCTCGGTGGCGCCGGTGCATTGGCGTCTGCTGACGACGCACGAGGTGACGACGCTGGCGCAAGCTCTGCTGATCACCAGGTTCTATCGCCAGCGCTGGACCATCGAGCAAGTCTTCCGCCTGATGAAGACCAAGGGCTTCGACATCGAAGCGGTGCGTATCGCCGAGGGCGGACCGTTCGAGAACCTGACCACCGCGACTCTGATCGCCGCGATCCAGGTGCTGCAGATGGTGCGTGAACGCGATGGTGCAGCCGGCCGGCCGATGCAGGACACGTTCGACCCCGACGATGAGCCGGCGCTCCAAACCATCTGCCGAACACTGGAGGGCAGCACCGCGAAACAGAAAAACCCGCATCCGCCAGGATCACTCGCCTACGCCAGTTGGATCTGCGCCCGCCTTGGCGGATGGACCGGCTACTACGGCAAGCCAGGCCCCATCGTGATCCTCCACGGCCTCCAATCCCTCAGAGCCATGCTCGCAGGCTGGAAGCTAAGGCCAGATGTGTGA
- a CDS encoding nitronate monooxygenase family protein: protein MSMPALFKGRLSIPVIGSPLFIISTPDLVIAQCKAGVVGSFPSLNARPAALLDEWLHRIKEELAAHDKAHPERPSAPFAVNQIVHKSNNRLDADLALCEKHKVPMLITSLGAREELNQAAHNWGGIVFHDVINQRFAHKAVEKGADGLILVAAGAGGHAGMQSPFAFVTETRSWYDGPVALSGAIGNGRAIRAARVLGADFAYIGSAFIATQEANAVPRYKEMITTSGADDIVYSNLFTGVHGNYLKPSIVAAGMDPDNLEQSDPTKMNFGTDESGERAKPKAWKEIWGAGQGIGSITGIVPVAEMVARFKQEYDEANDPPLA, encoded by the coding sequence ATGTCCATGCCTGCATTGTTCAAGGGCCGCCTGTCGATCCCGGTGATCGGCTCGCCGCTGTTCATCATTTCGACGCCCGATCTGGTGATCGCGCAATGCAAGGCCGGCGTGGTCGGCTCGTTTCCCTCGCTGAATGCGCGGCCCGCGGCGCTGCTCGACGAGTGGCTGCATCGCATCAAGGAAGAGCTCGCCGCCCACGACAAGGCGCATCCGGAGCGCCCGTCGGCGCCGTTCGCCGTCAACCAGATCGTGCACAAATCCAACAACCGGCTCGATGCCGATCTGGCGCTGTGCGAGAAGCACAAGGTGCCGATGCTGATCACTTCGCTCGGCGCCCGCGAGGAGCTGAACCAGGCCGCGCATAATTGGGGCGGCATCGTCTTCCACGACGTCATCAACCAGCGCTTCGCCCACAAGGCGGTGGAGAAGGGCGCCGACGGCCTGATCCTGGTCGCGGCCGGCGCCGGCGGCCATGCCGGCATGCAGTCTCCGTTCGCTTTCGTCACCGAGACGCGGAGCTGGTACGACGGCCCGGTCGCGCTGTCGGGGGCGATCGGCAACGGCCGCGCGATCCGCGCCGCCCGCGTGCTCGGCGCCGACTTCGCCTATATCGGCTCGGCCTTCATCGCCACCCAGGAAGCCAACGCGGTGCCGCGCTACAAGGAGATGATCACCACCTCCGGCGCCGACGACATCGTCTACTCCAACCTGTTCACCGGCGTGCACGGCAACTATCTGAAGCCGTCGATCGTCGCCGCCGGGATGGACCCGGACAATCTCGAACAGTCCGATCCGACCAAGATGAACTTCGGCACCGACGAATCCGGCGAGCGCGCCAAGCCGAAGGCCTGGAAGGAAATCTGGGGCGCCGGTCAGGGCATCGGCAGCATCACCGGGATCGTGCCGGTCGCCGAAATGGTCGCGCGCTTCAAGCAGGAATACGACGAAGCGAACGATCCGCCGCTGGCGTAG
- a CDS encoding thioesterase family protein, giving the protein MDAIYRIDGNDIATSGNAAGPWDPSMQHGSPPSALVAHLAEQMPTPVPMQVVRVTVDLLRPVPVGPLSFETEVLREGRKIQLCAVRLLSKGVVVVNASVLKIRNAPPELPDDIEHPALDVPLPDDCPTLDVGFTRNPFVGGMSLRKVRGGFGAIGPGATWYRADRPLIEGRPTSPLMRAVIASDFSNATSSLLDFKHWIFINADLNVFLARQPVGDWVLLNSEMWLGPDGAGIASSRLADVTGYFGRAIQNLVIEPR; this is encoded by the coding sequence ATGGACGCCATCTATCGCATCGACGGCAACGACATCGCGACCAGCGGCAACGCCGCCGGGCCCTGGGATCCGTCGATGCAGCACGGCTCGCCGCCGTCGGCGCTGGTCGCGCATCTCGCCGAACAGATGCCGACGCCGGTGCCGATGCAGGTGGTGCGCGTCACGGTCGATCTGCTGCGCCCGGTGCCGGTCGGACCCCTGAGCTTCGAGACCGAGGTGCTGCGCGAGGGCCGCAAGATCCAGCTCTGCGCGGTGCGGCTGCTTTCCAAGGGCGTCGTGGTGGTGAACGCCAGCGTGCTCAAGATCCGCAACGCGCCGCCGGAGCTGCCGGACGACATCGAGCATCCGGCGCTCGACGTGCCGCTGCCCGACGACTGCCCGACGCTCGACGTCGGCTTCACCCGCAATCCGTTCGTCGGCGGCATGTCGCTGCGCAAGGTGCGCGGCGGCTTCGGCGCGATCGGCCCGGGCGCGACCTGGTATCGCGCCGACCGGCCGCTGATCGAGGGCCGGCCGACCTCGCCGCTGATGCGCGCGGTGATCGCCTCCGACTTCAGCAACGCCACCTCGTCGTTGCTGGACTTCAAGCACTGGATCTTCATCAACGCCGATCTCAACGTGTTTCTGGCGCGGCAGCCGGTCGGCGACTGGGTCCTGCTGAACTCGGAGATGTGGCTCGGCCCGGACGGCGCCGGCATCGCGTCGTCGCGGCTCGCCGACGTCACGGGTTACTTCGGCCGCGCGATCCAGAACCTGGTGATCGAGCCGCGCTGA